In Aristaeella hokkaidonensis, the following are encoded in one genomic region:
- a CDS encoding TIGR04076 family protein, which translates to MAATRKVKLTIVESRCRSGFHTQGQEFIITEDKTICPPVCMELWHYAYPDIWALLNGAELDQGKEKSKCSVISCPDECRVKMQVEVIEC; encoded by the coding sequence ATGGCTGCAACAAGAAAAGTGAAATTGACGATCGTTGAAAGCAGATGCAGAAGTGGATTTCATACGCAGGGACAGGAGTTTATCATAACGGAAGATAAGACAATATGCCCGCCTGTTTGTATGGAATTATGGCATTATGCCTATCCGGACATATGGGCTTTGCTTAATGGTGCAGAACTTGACCAGGGTAAAGAGAAAAGCAAGTGCAGCGTAATATCTTGTCCCGATGAATGCCGTGTAAAGATGCAAGTAGAAGTAATAGAGTGCTGA